Proteins from a genomic interval of Streptomyces fodineus:
- a CDS encoding PP2C family protein-serine/threonine phosphatase: MIPPDVRKITTVGEVARARTFVAHLATSLGAPEVERARFLTALTAQLRRSLGQGGAQLTITVQQTGPDRSVRVRTVVQPATRAPGQASPWHRALSCPGPMTQDSHLPAHPDDTAPAEALLAADEETAAVLQRLDESENLVRLHREELHQTNQGVLALHAELDAAALTQQKLLDAERAARGETEKARRLLTFLANASAVVTASLDHEDIVRRLPDLLIPEYASHVDVWLFDEDEKTAGNDLHSAAAVAAARTDRPQHAGPHPGDLPGIDDRPPSALSPDRPLLCIPLTVRRSLGVLTLTAPGDHFDADTSVMLLELARRIAIALDNALRYEHHRDTAEELQRAQLTDLPAADGLHLAARYLPATRGLNIGGDWYDAFFQPDGSLLAVIGDVTGHGLRAAVIMGQLRTALRAYAIEETSPAQILTRLHRMLCHQQPNLYATAMIARFRPDDLQVTWAAAGHPPAVVRAPGGAVRVLDDKPGVMLGVPIPFEYEDHTTEIEPGSTLVLYTDGLVERRAQGIDTGIELLAQTLAGLHEPDLKDLDASAESVLKPLVHESERDDDVCLLLCRTAPFPRS, translated from the coding sequence ATGATCCCGCCTGACGTCCGGAAGATCACCACAGTCGGCGAGGTCGCCCGAGCCCGAACATTCGTGGCGCACCTCGCAACCTCCCTGGGAGCGCCCGAGGTCGAACGAGCACGCTTCCTCACCGCACTCACCGCACAGTTGCGGCGGTCTCTCGGCCAAGGCGGCGCCCAGCTCACCATCACCGTCCAGCAAACAGGCCCGGACAGGTCCGTGCGCGTACGGACTGTCGTACAGCCGGCCACGCGGGCCCCGGGGCAGGCCTCGCCGTGGCACCGCGCCCTCTCCTGCCCCGGCCCCATGACACAGGACTCGCATCTCCCGGCGCACCCGGACGACACCGCGCCGGCCGAAGCCCTGCTGGCGGCGGACGAGGAGACGGCGGCGGTTCTGCAGAGGCTGGACGAGTCGGAGAACTTGGTCAGGCTCCACCGTGAGGAACTGCACCAGACCAACCAAGGCGTGCTGGCCCTGCACGCCGAACTGGACGCCGCCGCGCTGACCCAACAGAAACTGCTCGACGCGGAACGGGCCGCGCGCGGCGAGACGGAGAAGGCACGACGCCTGCTGACCTTCCTCGCCAACGCCAGCGCGGTCGTCACCGCGTCACTCGATCACGAGGACATCGTGCGCCGTCTGCCCGACCTGCTCATTCCGGAGTACGCCAGCCATGTCGACGTCTGGCTCTTCGACGAAGACGAGAAGACAGCCGGAAACGACCTCCACTCCGCCGCCGCGGTGGCCGCCGCCCGCACCGACCGCCCGCAGCACGCCGGACCGCACCCTGGCGACCTGCCCGGCATCGACGACCGCCCGCCCTCCGCCCTGTCGCCGGACCGGCCTCTGCTGTGCATCCCCCTCACCGTGCGGCGATCCCTGGGCGTACTGACACTCACGGCCCCCGGGGACCACTTCGACGCCGACACCAGCGTCATGCTGCTCGAACTGGCCCGCCGTATCGCCATCGCCCTGGACAACGCCCTGCGCTACGAACACCACCGGGACACCGCCGAGGAACTGCAGCGAGCCCAGCTCACCGACCTACCCGCTGCCGACGGCCTGCACCTGGCCGCCCGGTACCTGCCCGCCACCCGCGGCCTCAACATCGGCGGCGACTGGTACGACGCCTTCTTCCAGCCCGACGGCAGCCTGCTGGCCGTCATAGGAGACGTCACCGGACACGGACTGCGCGCCGCCGTCATCATGGGCCAGCTGCGCACGGCACTGCGCGCGTACGCGATCGAGGAGACCAGCCCCGCCCAGATCCTCACACGGCTGCACCGCATGCTCTGCCACCAGCAGCCCAACCTCTACGCCACCGCCATGATCGCGCGCTTCAGGCCCGACGACCTCCAGGTGACGTGGGCCGCCGCCGGCCACCCGCCGGCCGTGGTCCGTGCTCCCGGCGGCGCCGTGCGTGTCCTGGACGACAAGCCCGGGGTCATGCTGGGCGTGCCGATTCCCTTCGAGTACGAGGATCACACGACCGAGATCGAACCGGGTTCGACACTAGTGCTCTACACCGACGGCCTGGTCGAGCGGCGTGCCCAAGGGATCGACACCGGAATCGAGTTGCTCGCCCAGACCCTGGCAGGACTGCACGAACCCGATCTGAAAGACCTGGACGCGAGCGCCGAGTCCGTCCTCAAACCTCTTGTCCACGAGTCCGAACGCGACGACGACGTCTGCCTTCTGCTGTGCCGCACCGCTCCGTTCCCGAGGTCCTGA
- a CDS encoding SpoIIE family protein phosphatase translates to MARVWDIPVYDSTRVRDVRVAVEAASAHVRLDPHRTAVAALVATELATNLVKHAGGGRVVIDIVDRPGATRAPGVQVTAIDYGPGIHDITVALRDGYTTSEASLGAGLGTCVRISNDFDLYSTPRGTVAVARVDQGPAPCRDQRGQGPRAGGINVPLGRNEHSGDAWSCARSGSRVTLMLADGLGHGTQAAQASSAAVDELHRSAHLPPEEMLRLMHPTLRPTRGAAVAVAQVDTDSGELTFAGVGNIGARWHAGDSWEHLISHPGIVGAQYPATVPARRLPWRPGGLLVLHSDGLPSRWAPPDDPDLLTRDPAVVAATILRDASSAASPVRDDTSVAVLASDPVDRRHDPA, encoded by the coding sequence ATGGCGCGCGTCTGGGACATCCCGGTGTACGACTCCACCCGCGTACGGGACGTCCGGGTGGCGGTCGAGGCGGCCAGTGCCCATGTCCGTCTCGACCCGCACCGCACCGCGGTCGCCGCCCTGGTCGCCACCGAGCTGGCCACCAACCTGGTCAAGCACGCCGGCGGCGGTCGGGTCGTGATCGACATCGTCGACCGGCCCGGCGCCACGCGCGCCCCCGGGGTGCAGGTGACAGCCATCGACTACGGTCCAGGCATCCACGACATCACCGTGGCCCTCCGCGACGGGTACACCACCAGCGAGGCGTCGCTCGGCGCCGGCCTGGGCACCTGCGTGCGCATATCCAACGATTTCGACCTGTATAGCACCCCTCGCGGGACCGTTGCGGTCGCCCGCGTCGACCAGGGGCCCGCACCGTGTCGGGACCAGAGGGGGCAGGGCCCGAGGGCGGGAGGGATCAACGTCCCCCTCGGCCGGAACGAGCACTCGGGAGACGCCTGGAGCTGCGCCCGGTCGGGCAGCCGCGTGACCCTGATGCTCGCCGACGGCCTCGGCCACGGCACCCAGGCGGCGCAGGCGTCCAGCGCCGCCGTCGATGAGCTGCACCGCTCGGCACACCTGCCACCTGAGGAGATGCTGCGCCTCATGCACCCGACCCTGCGGCCCACCCGCGGCGCGGCAGTCGCCGTCGCGCAAGTCGACACCGACTCCGGGGAGCTGACGTTCGCCGGCGTCGGTAACATCGGCGCCCGCTGGCACGCCGGCGACTCATGGGAGCATCTGATCTCCCACCCTGGCATCGTCGGCGCCCAGTACCCGGCGACCGTGCCCGCACGTCGCCTGCCCTGGCGGCCGGGCGGCCTGCTCGTCCTGCACAGCGACGGTCTGCCGAGTCGATGGGCACCGCCCGACGATCCCGACCTCCTCACCCGTGACCCGGCGGTGGTCGCGGCGACCATCCTGCGTGATGCCAGCAGCGCCGCCAGCCCCGTGCGCGACGACACCAGCGTGGCCGTCCTGGCCTCCGACCCCGTGGACCGACGCCATGATCCCGCCTGA
- a CDS encoding anti-sigma regulatory factor — protein MPASDPAVETSLPIRSDADLAWVRQQVRQSAANLGFGLVQQTKLVTAASELARNTLVHGGGGHVEVTPLTRGLTRGLRLSFVDSGPGIRDVELAMTDGYSSGSGLGLGLSGAKRLVDEFEIDTEPGRGTTVTVIAWTTGVPAARSEV, from the coding sequence ATGCCGGCCTCCGACCCCGCCGTCGAAACGAGCCTGCCGATCCGCTCGGACGCGGACCTCGCGTGGGTCCGCCAGCAGGTACGCCAGAGCGCAGCCAACCTCGGCTTCGGACTGGTGCAGCAGACGAAGCTGGTCACCGCCGCCAGCGAACTGGCCCGCAACACCCTGGTCCACGGCGGCGGCGGGCACGTGGAAGTCACGCCACTGACTCGGGGTCTGACTCGGGGGCTGCGGTTGTCCTTCGTCGACAGCGGTCCCGGCATCCGCGACGTCGAGCTGGCCATGACCGACGGATACAGCAGTGGCAGCGGTCTGGGACTCGGTCTCAGCGGTGCCAAACGCCTCGTCGACGAGTTCGAGATCGACACCGAACCCGGCCGGGGCACGACCGTCACCGTCATCGCCTGGACCACAGGCGTACCCGCGGCCCGGTCGGAGGTGTGA
- a CDS encoding STAS domain-containing protein, whose amino-acid sequence MTAPYPVHATGVPVLALGETLLVSLQGELHDGMAEQLQQDISHRIADSGANGVIIDISGVEVVDSFLGRILAEIAASASLLAARTVVAGMRPAVAITLVELGLTLPGLTTALDVDRALELLTRRSTPSASDGREKGT is encoded by the coding sequence GTGACCGCTCCTTACCCGGTCCACGCGACCGGGGTCCCGGTCTTGGCGCTGGGGGAGACCCTGCTGGTCAGCCTTCAGGGGGAGCTGCATGACGGCATGGCCGAGCAACTCCAGCAGGACATCAGCCACCGAATCGCCGACAGCGGGGCGAACGGTGTGATCATCGACATCTCCGGTGTGGAGGTCGTCGACTCCTTTCTGGGACGGATCCTTGCCGAGATCGCGGCGAGCGCCAGTTTGCTGGCGGCCCGCACGGTCGTCGCCGGCATGCGGCCGGCTGTGGCGATCACGCTGGTCGAGCTCGGCCTCACCCTGCCCGGACTGACCACCGCGCTTGACGTCGACCGCGCGCTTGAACTCCTCACCCGGAGGTCCACGCCGAGCGCCTCGGACGGTCGCGAGAAGGGGACGTGA
- a CDS encoding STAS domain-containing protein has protein sequence MKVSEQEAVESTARRLGSFLKRRREQIAQRWADAPLFRTVFTVSREEAVEACKAVVDALSDVASSGRLEDITSSGFDSVRDQLGRMSGTRTRAGASPAQIADEVAALRAPVVDLLRAEFSDPSTPEAVEGLLALAALMGTLRLVVMQAALSSGEELIARQRQQLLEAATPVISLWEGVVAVPLIGTLDSARSQVVMESLLQCIVDQRARYAILDITGVPTVDSLVAQHLMKTVAAARLMGAECIVSGIRPAIAQTIVQLGIDLSSVLTRASLADALAYALSRLGIEVSPRASMR, from the coding sequence ATGAAGGTGTCGGAGCAAGAGGCGGTCGAGTCGACGGCGCGCCGGCTGGGATCTTTCCTGAAGCGCCGCCGGGAGCAGATCGCTCAGCGTTGGGCCGATGCACCGCTCTTCCGGACTGTGTTCACCGTATCGCGCGAAGAAGCGGTCGAGGCGTGCAAGGCCGTCGTGGACGCGCTGTCCGACGTCGCCTCGTCCGGACGCCTGGAGGACATCACCTCGTCCGGCTTCGACAGCGTACGCGACCAGCTGGGACGCATGTCCGGTACACGGACCCGGGCGGGGGCGAGCCCGGCCCAGATCGCGGACGAGGTGGCTGCCTTGCGGGCGCCGGTCGTCGACTTGCTGCGGGCTGAGTTCTCCGATCCCTCCACTCCTGAGGCGGTCGAGGGCCTGCTGGCGTTGGCGGCCCTCATGGGAACCCTGCGGCTGGTGGTGATGCAGGCGGCGCTGAGTTCGGGCGAGGAACTGATCGCACGGCAGCGGCAGCAGCTGCTCGAAGCGGCCACGCCGGTCATCAGCCTGTGGGAGGGCGTTGTCGCCGTACCCCTGATCGGCACGCTGGACAGCGCCCGCAGCCAGGTCGTCATGGAGTCCCTGCTGCAGTGCATCGTGGACCAGCGTGCCCGCTACGCCATCCTGGACATCACCGGTGTGCCCACGGTCGACTCGCTTGTCGCGCAGCACCTGATGAAGACGGTGGCCGCGGCGCGGCTGATGGGCGCCGAGTGCATCGTCTCCGGCATCCGCCCGGCCATCGCCCAGACCATTGTGCAACTCGGCATCGATCTCAGTTCCGTCCTCACCCGCGCCTCGCTCGCCGACGCCCTGGCCTACGCCCTCAGTCGGCTGGGTATCGAAGTGTCTCCCCGTGCGAGCATGCGGTGA
- a CDS encoding PP2C family protein-serine/threonine phosphatase, whose translation MTAERALRAAAPHELLDAVRRVLVEQYGAESADLLLADYGLTVLQPVSVLPHTAEPVSAHNSVAGRAFGAQEPVVEPACDGRVRVHLPVSVRGDRLGVLSVTLPHKSGVRELLGELSDIAEVLGHEVVVAERDTDLYLHARRKDRLTLAAEMQWQLLPGRSCSRPEYDLAAQLEPAYAIFGDNFDWSATADHLMLYVTNGMGEGIEASLLTNLAINALRNARRAGLAIDDQAALADQAVYAHYRGRCYLSVLMFDFDLATGRAKVVDAGSPQMLRLRGGTVEHVTFEAQLPLGMFEETDYVAQEFRVEPGDRLVFVSDGVYAVADPKGEVYGDVALVRAIQATRLLPAAEVPRAILRELTGHRGRSVPDDDALVVCLDWHGI comes from the coding sequence GTGACCGCTGAGCGGGCCTTGCGCGCAGCGGCACCCCACGAGTTGCTCGACGCCGTACGGCGCGTGCTGGTCGAGCAGTACGGGGCGGAGTCCGCCGACCTGTTGCTGGCCGACTACGGCCTGACGGTGCTTCAGCCCGTGTCGGTGCTACCGCACACCGCGGAGCCGGTGTCCGCGCACAACAGTGTGGCGGGCCGTGCTTTCGGTGCCCAAGAACCAGTCGTCGAACCCGCCTGCGACGGCCGCGTGCGGGTGCACCTTCCGGTCAGCGTGCGCGGGGACCGGCTGGGCGTGCTGTCCGTGACCCTGCCACACAAGAGCGGCGTCCGGGAACTGCTGGGTGAGCTCTCCGACATCGCGGAGGTACTCGGCCACGAGGTGGTCGTCGCGGAGCGTGACACGGACCTCTACCTGCACGCACGGCGCAAGGACCGGCTCACGTTGGCCGCCGAGATGCAGTGGCAGCTGCTGCCAGGGCGCTCCTGCTCCCGCCCCGAATACGACCTGGCCGCGCAGTTGGAGCCGGCTTACGCGATCTTCGGTGACAACTTCGACTGGTCCGCCACGGCCGACCACCTGATGCTGTACGTCACCAACGGCATGGGTGAGGGGATAGAAGCCTCCCTGCTGACGAACCTGGCCATCAACGCCCTGCGCAACGCCCGGCGCGCCGGGCTCGCCATCGACGACCAGGCCGCCCTGGCCGACCAGGCGGTGTACGCCCACTACCGGGGTCGCTGCTACCTGTCGGTGCTGATGTTCGACTTCGACCTCGCGACGGGCCGCGCCAAAGTCGTGGACGCCGGCTCGCCGCAGATGCTGCGGCTGCGAGGCGGCACGGTGGAACACGTCACCTTCGAGGCGCAGCTTCCGTTGGGCATGTTCGAGGAGACCGACTATGTGGCTCAGGAGTTCCGGGTCGAGCCCGGCGACCGGCTCGTCTTCGTCAGCGACGGGGTGTACGCGGTGGCCGACCCCAAGGGTGAGGTGTACGGCGATGTCGCGCTCGTCCGGGCGATCCAGGCGACCCGGCTGCTGCCGGCCGCCGAGGTCCCGCGCGCCATCCTGCGGGAGCTGACCGGGCACCGCGGTCGTTCGGTTCCTGACGACGACGCGCTCGTCGTCTGCCTCGACTGGCACGGAATCTGA
- a CDS encoding MarR family winged helix-turn-helix transcriptional regulator — protein sequence MTATAGELLEVLWGRASTAPASASQMRVLLTLEHQDGINLRTLCDALSSAPPATSRLCDRLVAAGFVERVIGKADRREVRLHLSIRGRAFLDELRARREEELQAVLRLMPSGKRAALLEGLEAFCDAAAFQIHDKGAQPGDRTA from the coding sequence GTGACCGCGACGGCTGGGGAGTTGCTGGAAGTCCTGTGGGGCCGGGCCTCCACCGCGCCGGCGTCGGCGTCGCAGATGCGGGTGTTGTTGACCCTGGAGCACCAGGACGGTATCAACCTGCGCACGCTGTGTGACGCACTCTCTTCCGCGCCTCCCGCGACCAGCCGGCTCTGCGACCGGCTGGTCGCAGCCGGGTTCGTCGAGCGCGTGATCGGCAAGGCCGACCGGCGCGAGGTCCGGCTGCACCTCAGCATCCGGGGCCGCGCCTTCCTCGACGAGCTGCGCGCACGCAGGGAGGAGGAGCTGCAGGCGGTGCTGAGGCTGATGCCCAGCGGCAAACGAGCGGCGCTGCTAGAGGGGTTGGAGGCGTTCTGCGACGCGGCGGCGTTCCAGATACACGACAAAGGGGCGCAGCCCGGCGACCGCACGGCCTGA
- a CDS encoding ATP-binding cassette domain-containing protein, translating to MTDKTLPNAEQVLRIGRAPDNDLVVPDPMVSQYHAVLGKTVEGEPEIRDLNSSNGTYVNGHQVVRHVLGSSDIVAIGHSRFHLADGRLVRADGGTGSFIARDLTVRVRQRSETKTLLNQVSLDLPEKALVGIVGPSGCGKSTLLRALTGYQPADEGEVLYDGLNLYTHFAELRQRVALVPQDDVLHPQLTVRKALSYGAKLRFPRDSDAATREERVKEVLEELGLSHRMDTRITALSGGQRKRVSVAMELLTKPALLLLDEPTSGLDPGLDRQVMQMLRGLADGGRRVAVVTHSIANLHLCDRLLVLAPGGRTAYFGPSQYALEFFGYDDWADVFHAFDLHPDRDWTARYHKSIHYRTYTTVMEEVAAQRTDPPADGTQPEKPGAEGLKKHRKQRKRPKAGGGLREFAGAESVRPPSWRSQFTTLMRRNLSVIAADRGHAGLLLALPLIMGVLSVTVPAQYGFMAATQTCAKLASCAPNYNVDAQPVLLVLAVGACLTGTANSVRELVQERVVYQRERAIGLARSAYVLSKVMVLGLITAVQGFVVVAIGLAGRRLPPVGLVTTPSEIELVLAVVLLSTTSMMLGLIISALVRTAEKTMPLLVLATVVQVMFSGAVFPLFNQVGLNQLSWLVPSRWAVAAQAATINLSRIGPPADDKHPHSADPLWVHTAHQWWLDAGVLEGLGLVGIIVVLVLLRRHEPLVMRRG from the coding sequence ATGACAGATAAGACGTTGCCGAACGCCGAGCAAGTCCTCAGAATAGGCCGCGCACCCGACAACGACCTCGTCGTGCCGGACCCCATGGTTTCCCAGTACCATGCGGTACTGGGAAAGACGGTCGAGGGTGAGCCTGAAATAAGGGACCTCAACAGCTCGAACGGCACGTATGTCAATGGTCATCAGGTTGTCCGGCACGTGCTCGGCTCGAGTGACATTGTTGCGATCGGTCATTCCAGGTTCCATCTGGCAGACGGTCGGCTGGTGCGCGCCGACGGGGGCACAGGTTCTTTCATCGCCAGGGACCTGACAGTCCGGGTGCGCCAGCGCAGCGAGACGAAGACCCTGCTCAACCAGGTCAGCCTCGACCTTCCCGAGAAGGCCCTTGTCGGCATCGTAGGTCCGTCGGGTTGCGGTAAGTCCACTCTGCTGCGGGCACTGACGGGCTATCAGCCCGCCGACGAGGGCGAGGTGCTCTACGACGGCCTCAACCTCTATACGCACTTCGCGGAACTCCGCCAGCGCGTGGCCCTCGTCCCACAGGACGATGTCCTTCATCCGCAGCTCACCGTGCGCAAAGCGCTGAGCTACGGAGCCAAACTGCGTTTCCCGCGCGACAGCGATGCCGCCACCCGTGAAGAGCGCGTCAAGGAGGTGCTGGAGGAACTGGGCCTCTCGCACCGTATGGATACCCGGATCACCGCGCTCTCCGGCGGTCAACGCAAACGTGTCTCAGTCGCCATGGAACTGCTGACCAAACCCGCCCTGCTGTTGCTGGACGAACCGACCTCCGGCCTCGACCCTGGTCTGGACCGGCAGGTCATGCAGATGCTGCGGGGTCTCGCGGACGGTGGTCGCCGCGTTGCCGTGGTCACGCACAGCATCGCCAACCTCCATCTGTGTGACCGCCTGTTGGTCCTGGCCCCAGGGGGCCGTACCGCGTATTTCGGCCCGTCGCAGTACGCGTTGGAGTTCTTCGGGTACGACGACTGGGCGGACGTCTTCCACGCCTTCGACCTTCATCCCGACCGGGACTGGACGGCCCGCTACCACAAATCGATTCACTACCGCACGTACACCACGGTCATGGAGGAGGTGGCGGCCCAGCGTACCGACCCACCCGCCGATGGAACGCAGCCCGAGAAGCCCGGCGCGGAGGGTTTGAAGAAACACAGGAAGCAGAGGAAACGGCCGAAGGCGGGCGGCGGGCTGCGGGAATTCGCCGGTGCAGAATCGGTTCGTCCGCCGAGCTGGCGCTCCCAGTTCACCACCCTGATGCGTCGCAACTTGTCGGTCATCGCAGCAGACCGAGGCCATGCGGGTCTGCTACTCGCGCTGCCGCTGATCATGGGGGTGCTCAGCGTGACAGTGCCCGCCCAGTACGGCTTCATGGCCGCCACACAGACCTGCGCGAAGCTGGCGTCCTGCGCTCCGAACTACAACGTCGACGCCCAACCCGTACTGCTGGTGCTGGCAGTGGGTGCCTGTCTGACCGGTACCGCGAACTCAGTGCGAGAGTTGGTCCAGGAACGCGTCGTCTACCAGCGGGAACGCGCCATAGGGCTGGCCCGGTCCGCCTACGTCCTGTCAAAGGTGATGGTCCTGGGGCTGATCACCGCAGTACAGGGATTCGTGGTGGTCGCGATCGGACTGGCCGGCCGTCGGCTGCCGCCGGTGGGACTGGTGACCACACCGTCCGAGATCGAGTTGGTACTGGCGGTAGTGCTGCTCTCCACGACCTCGATGATGCTCGGCCTGATCATCTCCGCCCTGGTGCGCACTGCCGAGAAGACGATGCCCCTGCTGGTGCTCGCCACAGTCGTCCAGGTGATGTTCAGCGGTGCAGTCTTCCCGCTCTTCAATCAGGTGGGTCTGAATCAGCTCTCCTGGCTCGTCCCCTCCCGCTGGGCGGTCGCCGCGCAGGCGGCCACCATCAACCTGAGCCGGATCGGCCCACCCGCGGACGACAAGCACCCCCACTCCGCCGACCCGCTCTGGGTCCACACCGCCCACCAGTGGTGGCTGGATGCAGGGGTGCTGGAAGGCTTGGGGCTGGTTGGCATCATCGTGGTACTGGTGCTCCTCCGGCGCCACGAGCCGCTGGTCATGCGCCGCGGCTGA
- a CDS encoding transposase → MVKVTGKGSGRVLMAGMICVRPGRETRMIYRTQTHQGRTGEKKGFRAREFAELITAARRQLDGAPLILVWDNASTHHAKPLREFCDRNSDWLIIVKLPPYAPDLNPVEGVWAHPKKSLANLAPHKVEDLTPLVKNRLRGIQRRPEVLNGFIAETGLTLEPRNPVTPTVQPQR, encoded by the coding sequence GTGGTCAAGGTGACGGGCAAGGGCTCGGGCCGGGTCCTGATGGCCGGCATGATCTGCGTCAGGCCGGGCCGCGAAACCAGGATGATCTACCGGACGCAGACACACCAGGGCCGTACGGGCGAGAAGAAGGGCTTCCGGGCCCGCGAGTTCGCCGAACTGATCACCGCTGCACGTCGTCAGCTCGACGGCGCCCCGCTGATCCTGGTGTGGGACAACGCCAGCACCCACCACGCCAAGCCCCTGCGGGAGTTCTGCGACCGCAACAGCGACTGGCTCATCATCGTCAAGCTCCCGCCCTACGCGCCAGACCTCAACCCTGTCGAAGGCGTATGGGCCCACCCGAAGAAGTCCCTGGCCAACCTCGCACCCCACAAGGTCGAAGACCTCACTCCGCTGGTGAAGAACCGCTTACGCGGCATCCAACGCCGACCCGAGGTCCTCAACGGCTTCATAGCCGAGACGGGACTGACACTGGAGCCCCGTAACCCAGTCACCCCGACCGTTCAACCTCAGCGGTAA